The following is a genomic window from Bactrocera tryoni isolate S06 chromosome 2, CSIRO_BtryS06_freeze2, whole genome shotgun sequence.
ATACTTGAACGCAAAATATAAGCAATCGCTTTATTTTGATCGCATCCTTCAAACTTTGTTGTcgtatcaaattattttttggattttgaatgaaaagagttttgaaaaattttctgttGGTAAATAGAGtcccaattttaaaataaaaattgaaatttgcacaGACAAGCGTAACAGTAACCATCTTCTGCGCCTCTTTGTAGAAAGCCAACCCCTTTCAGAAAGGACGCAAATGGACcgaaaaagtcaaaatttgGAGTTTACACAAAAGTTGAGTGCGAAATCAGAAGAATGTCTGGAGCGACGTTCCCATCCATATTTCACATTGTCACGGCAAACGTGCGCCTCCGGCGGCGACATGGTAACCGCATCCGATGGCTTACATTGCAATTCGAAGAACTCAAGTTACCAAAATTTAAGTTTCAAAAGTGATCAGTCGGAGGAACAATTCGAAGATGCCATACAAAATGTCGATGCGCAAGCTATTAAGGCAACACCTAGCGATTTGAGCAATTCCACAGATATGAGGCCCTCATACCATGCCACCGTTAAGCGAAAATCCAAACATTGTGAGGTCGGTTCGAAATTGAAAGCTGAACTATCCAAGTACAAGAAAGAACTAAAGGAGTACAACAATACCACCAAAGATTTGGAAGAGAAGTACATgaagataaattttgaattgaatGAAATGCAGCAGAAGCACGACCGTTTTGTGGCCAACCGCAAGTGCTCCAAAGGCACGGACGCTTATTcggacagcagcagcagcaccggATCCGAGTTTTCCTTGAAGCGCAAGTACACACAAATATTCCATCGCGGTAGCAGTTTCATGACCATGCTGCCACCCGGTTGCACCAGCTCAAATGAGAATTTGGAAACGGAATATAATATGCCGGAACAGGATGTGTCGGTCGGTCGTAGGAAACGCAAACTCTCGTCGACATCCGAATACTCAAACTTGCGACAACAAAATGCCCAAATGTCACAGAAACGCCACATAAAACGCAAGTCCGAGAACAAAGAGAACGAGGTGCCACACGATGTGGACAAATTCAACACACGCGGACATGCGGCCGGTTTGAAAGACATCTATAAAGTGCTCAAGAACGTATTAGATAACAATCAGAAGACACACGGTCTGAGTAAAACTGCAGACCTAAAGGAGCTACAGTCGATTATATCGAACCTTCAGTGCGAGCAGTCGCAATTTCGTAACATTATTCAACAGCAGCAAAACTGCTTACAGGACTACCATACACGTTGCATCAAGGCGCAGCATATAATGCAAACCCAGCAAATCGAAATCGAGAAGCTCAACTCGAACAACCACCAACTCGAGACCGAAATCAGCACTGGCATCGATCAGCTGCGCCAGAAGATCGACTCCAAGTTGCGCGACGTATCGCACTTGCCGCAAATAGTGCGCGAGGAGCAGTCCAAGTACGAGAAGGTGCACAAAGAGAACAA
Proteins encoded in this region:
- the LOC120768027 gene encoding golgin subfamily A member 5, yielding MDRKSQNLEFTQKLSAKSEECLERRSHPYFTLSRQTCASGGDMVTASDGLHCNSKNSSYQNLSFKSDQSEEQFEDAIQNVDAQAIKATPSDLSNSTDMRPSYHATVKRKSKHCEVGSKLKAELSKYKKELKEYNNTTKDLEEKYMKINFELNEMQQKHDRFVANRKCSKGTDAYSDSSSSTGSEFSLKRKYTQIFHRGSSFMTMLPPGCTSSNENLETEYNMPEQDVSVGRRKRKLSSTSEYSNLRQQNAQMSQKRHIKRKSENKENEVPHDVDKFNTRGHAAGLKDIYKVLKNVLDNNQKTHGLSKTADLKELQSIISNLQCEQSQFRNIIQQQQNCLQDYHTRCIKAQHIMQTQQIEIEKLNSNNHQLETEISTGIDQLRQKIDSKLRDVSHLPQIVREEQSKYEKVHKENNMLTERVRNLQGEANQLKLKMDELARRKVMTINRLKAAERDLKIFKNYNTSLKHEKRKLAEEMQKLKEQLDSVQNASKRTMARQREQTEKQRRDLQKRVFELELKLSRSQNSTTSLIQERDSLIAELQTQLNTLVHNFEVSQKHIRVLRRHIYSMSGGNVRCPNLLNENM